One genomic region from Ptychodera flava strain L36383 chromosome 5, AS_Pfla_20210202, whole genome shotgun sequence encodes:
- the LOC139133107 gene encoding fibroblast growth factor receptor-like 1 yields MAATSPTAALVFIALQLLTAVEGLKENQVYRFPPTERRMAEKVLLKCARCKQLPELCLPCPPGAPNCVSPQCSQTGLPPSTAEPPKVSGPVINGKMSHYTQTEHSKKLNFVIGGSATVHRRVTVFIECPVTNKGKHDIRWKKDNMSIVDGEGGMQIKKKGGTLKIRITKVNTKTFTGTYTCVVGSASEDFHLTVSEERTTKDDDRQPPKVSGPVINGKMSRYTQTEHSKKFNFVIGGSAIVHRSVTVFIECPVTNKGKHDIRWKKDNMSIVDGEGGMQIKKKDGTLKIHKVNTKTSTGTYTCVVGSASEDFHLTVSEERTTKDDDRHKSEPSSEKEADKTDDRAKDGEDKIRLVADGGSRTVHQDSTVLIRCPIHKAIGVLKWQKNHADFIGRQRGAEIRPDGKLQLRNVRLDDSAVYTCAVRNKKGRLNLTVIPTRKGMSHRRSRVHNKQKNKAADCRDQSSYCKTTIDNINICYLSLFRRVCCYSCSYRNDRWTNIHLIGYSFGRL; encoded by the exons GTTGAGGGGCTAAAGGAAAATCAAGTGTACAGGTTTCCCCCAACGGAGAGACGAATGGCGGAGAAAGTGCTGTTGAAGTGTGCAAGGTGCAAACAACTGCCAGAGCTGTGTCTTCCGTGTCCGCCGGGGGCGCCAAATTGTGTCTCACCGCAATGCTCACAGACTGGTTTGCCACCGTCGACTGCAG AACCACCGAAGGTTTCGGGACCTGTCATAAACGGGAAGATGTCACATTACACTCAGACCGAGCACAGCAAAAAGTTGAATTTCGTCATCGGAGGCAGTGCCACCGTGCACCGACGTGTAACCGTCTTCATCGAGTGTCCGGTGACAAATAAAGGGAAGCACGACATCAGATGGAAGAAGGACAACATGAGTATTGTCGACGGTGAGGGCGGTATGCAGATTAAGAAGAAAGGCGGAACGCTGAAAATACGCATTACTAAAGTGAACACGAAAACTTTTACGGGAACATACACCTGTGTGGTCGGATCCGCAAGCGAAGACTTTCATCTGACAGTCTCAGAGGAACGTACAACGAAAGACGATGACAGAC AACCACCGAAGGTTTCGGGACCTGTCATAAACGGGAAGATGTCACGTTACACTCAGACCGAGCACAGCAAAAAGTTCAACTTCGTCATCGGAGGCAGTGCCATCGTGCACCGAAGTGTAACCGTCTTCATCGAGTGTCCGGTGACAAATAAAGGGAAGCACGACATCAGATGGAAGAAGGACAACATGAGTATTGTCGACGGTGAGGGCGGTATGCAGATTAAGAAGAAAGACGGAACGCTGAAAATACACAAAGTGAACACGAAAACTTCTACAGGAACATACACCTGTGTGGTCGGGTCCGCAAGCGAAGACTTTCATCTGACAGTCTCAGAGGAACGTACAACGAAAGACGATGACAGAC ATAAGAGTGAACCAAGCTCGGAGAAAGAAGCTGACAAAACTGACGACAGGGCGAAAGATGGCGAAGACAAAATTAGGCTAGTCGCAGATGGGGGTTCAAGGACGGTTCACCAAGACTCCACTGTACTCATCAGATGTCCAATACATAAGGCTATCGGTGTGCTCAAATGGCAGAAAAACCACGCCGACTTTATCGGCCGACAGCGCGGAGCCGAGATACGCCCGGACGGCAAACTGCAACTGCGAAACGTTAGACTGGATGATTCAGCCGTGTATACATGTGCCGTGAGAAACAAGAAGGGGCGGCTTAATCTCACGGTGATACCAACGAGGAAGGGAATGTCTCACCGGCGTTCGAGAGTTCACAACAAGCAAAAAAACAAAG CGGCCGACTGCAGGGACCAGTCATCCTACTGCAAGACCACCATCGACAATATCAATATCTGTTACCTGAGCCTGTTCAGAAGGGTGTGCTGTTACAGCTGCAGTTACAGAAACGACAGATGGACAAATATACATCTCATAGGTTACAGCTTTGGAAGACTATAA